The genomic segment CGCGCGACAGGATGGAGCGGGTGGGGGCGCTCTACTACCTGCGGGGCAGGCAGCAGGAGGCCGTGGGGGAGATTCCGGCCGGGGACATGGGGGCGGTGGCCAAGCTGTTGGAGACGGAGACGGGAGACACCCTCTGCGCCAGGGACGCGCCCATACTGCTGCCGCCGGTGCAGTTCCCCAGGCCGGCCATCACCCTGGCCATCGAGCCAAAGACCCGCGCCGACGAGGACAAGCTGGCCAACGCCCTGCACCGCCTGGCGGAGGAGGACCCCACGGTCCGCGTCTACCGGGACACGGAGCTGAAGCAGACGGTCATCTCCGGCATGGGCGAGTCGCACCTGGAGATCATCGCCGACCGGCTGCGGCGCAAGTTCGGCGTGGAGGTCACCCTGGCGGTGCCCCGGGTGGCCTACCGGGAGACCATCAAGCGGAAGGTCGGGGGCGTGCAGGGCCGCTACGTCAAGCAGACCGGGGGACGCGGCCAGTACGGGGTCTGCGTCCTGGACCTGGAGCCCCTGCCCCGGGGCGGAGGCTTTGAGTTCGTGGACGAGATCTTCGGAGGAGCCATCCCCAACCAGTTCATCCCCTCGGTGGAGAAGGGGGTGCGCAAGGCGATGGAGGAAGGGGTCCTGGCCGGCTACCCCGTGGTGGATGTCCGCGTGCGCCTGGTGGATGGCAAGTACCACCCGGTGGACTCCTCGGACATCGCCTTCCAGATCGCCGGATCGCTGGCCTTCAAGGAGGCGGCGCAGCAGGCGCAGCTGGTGCTGCTGGAGCCCATCATGGACCTGGCCGTGCGGGTGCCCGAGGAGGTCATGGGGGACATCATCGGCGACCTGAACGCCAAGCGGGCGCGCATCCTGGGGATGGAGCCCCAGGGGGACGGGACCACGGTGATCAAGGCTCAGGTGCCGCAGGCGGAGGTGCTGCGTTACGCCAGCGACCTGCGCTCTATTACCGGGGGGCGCGGCACATTCGAGATGGAGTTCTCCCACTACGAGGAGGTCCCCGCCCACGTGGCCGAGCGGGTGCTGGCGGAGGCGAAGAAGCAGAAGGCGACATGATAATATAAGCAAGATGGCGAACATACGTTCGGAAGCCCGGGACGAGATCCGCCAGCGGATCAACCTGGTGGAGCTCGTCTCCCAGCATGTTGCCCTGAAGAAGGCGGGGCGGCAGTATAAGGGGCTGTGCCCCTTCCACCAGGAGAAGACCCCCTCATTCCACGTGGACCCTGAGCGGGGCCTCTTCTACTGTTTTGGCTGCTCGGCGGGCGGCGACGCCTTCGACTTCATCATGCGCACCAGTAACCTCTCCTTCCCCGAGGCCCTGGAGCACCTGGCGGCGCGGACCGGTGTCCGCCTGGAGCGCACCGCACAGGAGGCGCGGGCCGCGGGTGAGCGCGAGCAGGTGCTGCGAGCGCTGGACGCGGCGGCGGCATTCTACCGGGAGCACCTGGCGGGGGCAGAGGGACAGGCCGCGCGCGCCTACCTGCGGCAGCGCGGGGTCGACGCTCAAACCGCGCAACAGTTTGGGCTGGGCTGCGCGCCCCAGGCCTGGGACGCGCTGCTGCGCCACCTGCGCGGCCGGGGGTATTCCCCGGACGTGCTGGAGCGGGCGGGTCTGGTGGTGGCGCGCCCGGGCGGAGAGGGGCATTACGACTTCCTGCGCCACCGCCTGGTCTTCCCCATCCAGGACCTGCAGGGGCGGACGGTGGCCTTCGGGGGTCGAGCGCTGGATGAGTCCACCCCAAAGTACCTGAACACCCGGGAGTCACCGGTGTTCAACAAGGGAAGAACCCTCTATGCCCTCAACTGGGCCCGGGAGGCGATCCGGGAAACGGGCGAGGTCGTTCTGGTCGAGGGGTACATGGACGCGCTGACCTGCCACCAGTTCGGAATCCGGAACGCCGTGGCCTCTCTGGGCACGGCGCTGACCCTGGACCACGTGTTGCTGCTGAAGCGGTTTGCCCCGCGTGCGGTGGTGGTGTACGACCCGGATACGGCCGGGCGGGCCGCCAGCGAGCGGGGGCTGCAGCTCTTCGAGGAGGGGGAAGTAGCCGTGCGTGTGGCCGTGCTGCCTGCCGGGAGCGATCCCGACGCCTTCCTCCGGAGGGAGGGACCCCAGCGATTTCGAACAATCCTGACCGAAGCTCTCCCGATGTTCGAATACCAGGTGGTGCAGGCGCTTACCCGGCACGACCCGCGTACGGTGGAAGGAAAGGTGGGCCTGGTCGACGAATTGCTTCCTGTTTTAGGGGCGGTGGCAAATCCGGTCCGCCAGTCCGAGTACCTGCGGGCGCTTGCGGAGCGGTTCATTATTTCTGAGGATGCGCTCCGCCAGCGCCTCGCTGCTACCAGACGGTCGGGCCGGGGAGCGGCACAGCCGCCGGCACCGGTTGCCGTTCAGGGGACGAAGCGCCTCCGGGCGGAGCGGCTGCTGCTGCACATGATGGTGCAGACACCGGAGATCCGGCGGCGGGTGCGCCGCGACCTTTCGGCCGAGGACTTCCGCGATTCCCTCCACCGCAACCTGGCGCGGATCCTGCTGCAGACGGACGAGCCGGCGGAGGTCCTGAGGGATCGTCTGCCAGACGAGGCAAGCGCGGCGCTGCTGACGCAGCTCGTGTTTGAGGACCACGGGGTCGCCGAGAAGGACCGGGAGAAGGTGGTGCACGGAAACGTGCGCACCATCCGCCAGGCCGACCTGGAAGAGCGGCTGCAGGCCCTGCGGCAGCGGCTGGCGGCGGCGGAGGCAGCGGGGCGGCAGGAAGAGGTCGCAGACCTTCAGCGCACCATCCTGGAGGTGCGGCGGCAGGCCCTGGCGGAGGAGCGGGCGGCGCACTAGGCGGGAGCGCATGACCAAGAAGAAGGCCCAGGTGCCGGCGACCACAACCGAGGAAGCGGCGGCGGAGAAGGGACCACTCACCGCGGAGCTGCGCGGCCTGATCGAGCTGGGGCGCAAGCGGGGCTACCTCACCCAGGACGAGATCCTGGAGCAGTTCCCTGAGGCGGAGCAGAACGTCGACGAGATCGACCGCATCTACAGCATCCTCTCCGGCCAGGGGATCGAGATTGTAGAAGAGGCCAAGGAGACGGAGGAGAAGCCCAAGGGGGAGGAAGAGGAGGAGTCGGACCTGGACGCCATCTCCATCGACGACCCGGTCCGCATGTACCTCAAGGAGATCGGCAAGGTCGCCCTGCTCACCCCGGAACAGGAGGTCACCCTGGCGCAGCGGATGGAGAAGGGCGACGCGGAAGCCAAGCGCCGCCTCATCGAAGCCAACCTCCGCCTGGTGGTCTCCATCGCCAAGAAGTACGTGGGGCGGGGAATGCTCTTCCTCGACCTGATCCAGGAGGGCAACCTGGGCCTGATCCGCGCCGTGGAGAAGTTCGACTGGCGCAAGGGCTACAAGTTTTCCACCTACGCCACCTGGTGGATCCGCCAGGCCATCACCCGGGCCCTGGCCGATCAGGCGCGTACCATCCGCATCCCCGTGCACATGGTGGAGACCATCAACAAGCTGGTGCGCATCTCCCGCCAGCTCCTGCAGGAGCTGGGGCGAGAGCCCACGCCGGAGGAGATCGGTGAGGTGATGGGCCTGCCGGCAGAACGGGTGCGCGAGATCCTGAAGATCGCCCAGGAGCCAATCTCCCTGGAGACCCCTATCGGGGAGGAGGAGGACTCCCACCTGGGCGACTTCATCGAGGATCAGGACGCCCTGGCCCCCGCGGAGGCGGCCTCCTTCACCATGCTCAAGGAGCAGCTGGAAGGGGTGCTGGAGACGCTGACGCCGCGGGAGCGGAAGGTGCTGAAGCTGCGCTTCGGGCTGGACGACGGCCGCCCCCGCACCCTGGAGGAGGTGGGCCGGGAGTTCGGGGTCACCCGGGAGCGCATCCGCCAGATCGAGGCCAAGGCCCTGCGCAAGCTGCGCCACCCCAGCCGTTCCAAGCGGCTGAAGGACTTCATCGAGTAGCCTCGGGCTTCACACCGCATCAACCGCTAGGGACGAGGACCGGGTCCGATCCAGGCGATTCGGATCTCCTTCACCCGCGCGAGCTCCGTGTCACCCGTGACCAGCACCCCTGCGGCGCTTCTCGCCGCGGCTGCGGCGAACGCATCCGCGTAGGCAACCGGGTACCGGACCTTCAGGGACGCCGCGGCGAGCACCACAGGCTCGTCGACAGGGAGCACCTGGACCCCCAGCCCGCGCAGACCGGCAACCACCGCCTTCGCCTCCCGCTCGCCTGCCCGGCGGCCAACCAGGTAGTAGACTTCACCGAGGTTTACGACGCTGATGGCCACCTGGAGGGCCTCCAGGCGCATGCGCAGCGCCCGGCGGGCGCGCCGGTGCGCCTCTCCGTCTCCGGCCATGGCGTCGATCAGATCCCGGACCACTGCGCCGGGCGGCTCGCCCTGCAGCCACGCCAGAACCGCCCAGGAATCGAGGACCACCCGCACCAGTGCTACCGGCCGCGTGCGGCCTCCCGCTCGTGCTCCGCCGCCAGGTCTGCGAGCAGCGGTACGCCCCGGTACCGACCGTACAGCTCACCGGCCCGTCCTGCCGGGGCCGGGCGCACCACGATCCGGTCGCCCTCGACCTCCATCACCAGGCGCATTCCCGGGCGCAGGCCCAGGGCCTTGCGAATCTTCTTGGGGATCACGAGCTGGCCTTTGACCGACAGTGACGCAAGGGTCACGGTTGCGTTCACCTAAGGTATAATCTGCCTTACTAAATGGTAAGATCATTCCTTCCGCCGGTCAACCCTCAAAATGCCGACGTAAAACGAAACCGGCCGGGCGTATGGTCAGTGTCGAATTCCCTGGAAGAGCATCGGGCCTGCATGAACTTCCTTGTTGGAGGTCCAGGGTGACACGTTGTATGCTCAGCTCGACCTCTTAAGCTCCAGGCGGAGATTGGAGGAAGTGCCATGGAATTTGAAGTTCGCGGCCGTGACACCGTGGGCGAGGGTCGGGCGCGAATCGCCTGGGCGGAGCGGGAGATGCCTGTCCTGCGCAGCATCTGTGCGCGCTTCGCCCGGGAGCGGCCGCTGGCGGGGATGCGCATCGCCGCCTGCCTGCACGTCACCAGCGAGACGGCCGCGCTGGTGCGTACCCTGATGGCCGGCGGGGCCACGGTGCGACTGTGCGCCAGCAACCCCCTCTCCACCCAGGACGACGTGGCCGCGGCGCTGGTGGAGGAGCAGGTGGAGGTCTTCGCCATCAGGGGGGAGGACCGGGAGAGCTACTACCGACACATCCAGCGGGCCCTGGACCTGCGGCCGCAGATCACCATGGACGACGGGGCCGACCTAGTGACCGCGGTGCACGAGCAGCGGCGCGAGCTCCTGCCCGAGATCGTAGGGGGAACGGAGGAGACCACCACCGGTGTTATCCGCCTGCGGGCTATGGCCCGGGAAGGCGCGCTGCGGTATCCCATCATTGCCGTCAACGACGCCCGGACCAAGCACCTCTTCGACAACCGCTACGGCACCGGCCAGTCCACCATCGACGGGCTGCTGCGGGCCACCAACCTGCTGCTGGCGGGCCGGGTGGTCGTGGTCTGCGGCTACGGCCTCTGCGGGCGGGGGGTGGCCCTGCGCGCCCGCGGCATGGGGGCCCGGGTCATCGTCACCGAGGTGGACCCCCTGCGGGCGCTGGAGGCGGTGATGGAAGGCTACCAGGTGATGCCCCTGCTGCTGGCGGCGGAGGTGGGGGAGGTCTTCATCACCGTCACCGGCAACCGGGACGTCATCCGGCGGGAGCACCTGGAGCGGATGCGGGACGGCGCCGTCCTGGCCAACAGCGGTCACTTCAACGTGGAAATCGACATCCCCGCGCTGGAGGCCATGGCCACCGGGAAGGAGCGGATCCGGGAGTACGTGGACGAATACCGGCTCTCCGACGGACGGCGCATCTCCCTGCTGGCGGAAGGCCGCCTGCTCAACCTGGCCGCCGCGGAGGGGCATCCGGCCGCGGTGATGGACATGAGCTTCGCCAACCAGGCCCTCTCGGTGGAGTACCTGGTCAGAGGTGAGCGGCAGCTTGTCCCTGACGTCTATCCGGTGCCTGCAGCGATCGATGCCGCAGTGGCCCGGCTCAAGCTGGAGGCAATGGGGATCGCCATCGACGCCCTGACTCCGGAGCAGGAGCGCTACCTCCGCTCCTGGACCGAAGGGACCTGACTGCCTGCGCTACTGGAGATCCCAAAGAAACACCAGGGCATCGTCACCGGCACTTGCTGCCCGCCTACCATCAGGCGAAAACGCTACCGCATTTACATGACCACGATGGCCTCGAAGAACTCTTTGCACCCCTCCCTGTGTGACGTCCCAGAGGATGACCGTACCGTCGAAGCTGCCGCTTGCCAGAATCTTACCCGCTGGCGAGAAGGCAACTGAGGTGACAAAGTCCTGGTGCCCTTTGAGCCTCAGCAGTTCCTTCCACGTTTGAGTTGCCCAGAGTATCAGAACCCCGTCCCAGCTCCCGCTCGCCAGGGTCCTTCCATCCGGCGAGAATGAGACCGACGTCACCAGATCTCTGTGCCCTTCCAGTGATGCCCTCCATGTACCCCTTGCGGCATCAAGGACCCTGACCGTTCGGTCCCGGCTGGCAATGGCCAGAGTCTTCCCGTCAGGCGAGAAGGCCACCGACATAAACCAACTGGGCCTATCCTCCATCCACTTTCGCTCTCCCGTCTGAGCATCCCAGAGGATGATCCGTCCAAATAGCTGCTCTCTACCCAGAATCATCAGTCTCTCCGCTCCAACGCTGGCCAGAGCGCTCCCGTCTGGCGAAAAGGCCACAGATGTCACCCAACTGGTATGCCCGGTTAGTCTCTTCCTCGATTCACCGGCCCGTGCGTCCCAAAGTATCGTCGTGGCATCGTCCCCGCCGCTGGCCACATATCTGCCATCTGGAGAGTAGGCAACAGCCCTCACCGCACCCTTGTGTCCGGTCAGCCGCATCTTCTCTTTGCCAGTTTGGACGTCCCAGATGATGATGTTCTTGTCAGCACTGCCGCTACCCAGGTGGCCATCAGGGGAAAATGAGAGTGATGTCACTTTGCCCGTGTGGCCTTCCAGCCTTATGAATTTCATGGCCTTCTCGTCCTGGAGAGTTGCCGAACTATGAAGGGGCTCTTGTGCTACGGCGTAACTTACTATCACCAGCGGAAGTAGCCACAAGGTTCTGAGCCTGATGCTGTGCTTGTGGACTCTCGCCAATATGCCCGCAGACCGCACGGCCGACCACCCCCTCTCTGGTTATCTATTCGTCGACACCTTTTAGGAGACCCCGCCGCCGGTAAATCGGCCCCGGCCTGCCGATGAATAGGGTGTGCTGGCTGGGCTCCTCGACTTGCTCTACCCCCCACGCTGCGTGGTCTGCCGGACCGTGGGGGAGGGGCCGCTGTGCGCGCGCTGCCGCGCGGGGTTTGCCCCCGTACCGGTGCCGTTCTGCTGCCGCTGCGCCTGCCCCCTTGGGGGCTCCGAGGCCTCACTTTGCCGGACCTGCACCGACCGTACACCGCCGTTTGCCGCCGCCCGAGCCCTGGCTGTGTTCGAAGGGTCGGTGCGTACGGCGGTGCACCGACTCAAGTACCAGGGGCGCCGCGAGCTGGGCCCGGTCCTGGGCCGGATGCTGGCCGCCTTCGTACGGGAGGCGCCTGCGCTGGGAGAGGCGGACCTGGTGGTGCCGGTGCCGTTGCATGCATCGCGCGAGCGGGAGCGCGGCTTCAACCCGGCTCTGCTCCTGGCCGCAGCGGTGGCCGAGGCGCTGGATCTCCCCCTCCTGCCGTCCGGGCTGGAGCGGACCGTGCCCACGGCGCCGCAGAGCGCGCTGGGCCTGAGGCAGCGATGGGCCAACGTGGCCGGCGCCTTCTCCGTCCCGGCTACCGGTGCGGGGATGGTGCGGGGCAGGGCCGTCCTCCTGGTGGACGACGTCATGACCAGCGGGGCCACGGCGGCGGAGTGCGCGGCGGCGCTGCGGCGCGCCGGAGCCGGGCGGGTTGCAGTGGTCACGCTGGCGCGGGCCACCCCGCCCGAGGCCAGGCCGCGGGTGGAGGAGGACAGGCCGGAGGCGGGGGAGAGCAGGCCGCAGAGCGCAGGAAGTCGGACTGCCGCAGCAGCTGAGGGCGCCGCACAAGGCCAACCGCCTGAGGGGCAGCGGCTCCTGCGGGGGACTATGGCACCAGGTGCAGCAGGGGGAGGCGGTAGACCGGGAGCAGTCCGGGCGGGGCGTCCTTGATCACTGGCAGGGCGTTGGTCACGATGGCCCACGTGGCCAGGTCGCCGTGGATCCCTCCGGGGATGACCAGATGCAGCTCCGGCAGCCCGTGGATGGTGATGGCGTCGTGCGGGTCCGCCGCGCCCTGCGCCATGACCAGGTCCAGGACCACGGCGGGCTCATCGCCGTCCCCGGTGCGGTAGGCGCGGGCCACCTGGTGCAGGCCCCGTACCACCCCGCCGTTGACGACCGGAGCGATCTCCTCACTAACCCGCCCCACCTCCCACTGCAGAGCGGCGGCGATCATCGCCGCGGACTCCCCCAGCCCCACGTGCCCCAGGCTCCCCTGGCGCACCCCGGCCTGGAAGGCCTCCGGCGCGAGCCCCACGCCCACCTTGCGCTGCAGCGCTTCGCGGCGCGTGCTCACGTCCACCACCCGCTCCGCGGAGATCCGGGTCACCTGACGGCAGGGGGCGGTGAGCATGATGGGCAGGGCGTCCATAACGAACCCCGGGTTGACGCCCAGCCCCACCACGGTGACGCCGCGGCGCCGTGCCGCCTCGTCCAGGCGGCGTGCTTCGGCGGGGTGGTGGTACCAGGGGTAGGCCAGCTCCTCGCACGTGGAGGCCACGTCCAGCCCGGCCTGGACCGCGGCTTCCAGTTGGGGTAGGACCGTGCGCAGGCGCGACCCGGTGCAGTGGACCAGGATGTCGGCGGGGGTGCGCAGCGCGGCCTCCGCATCCGTGGTCACCTCCACGCCGAGCGGAGAGGTCCCCAGCAGGGTGCCCAGATCCCGTCCGGCCTTCGCCGGGTCCAGGTCGCAGGCGGCGACGATGGTGTGTCCGCGCTCAAGAGCCAGGCGGGCAATGCCCAGGCCGATGTTGCCCAGACCTTGATGGATGAGGCGCACCGGCCACCATTCTAGCACCCGGTTGCGGCCGGAGGCGACCGTTGCCGCATCAGGCCGCAGGCGGCGGCCGCATCGGGCGCAGGGAGAGCCCGGCAGGGCGGCGAAGGGGGAAGTGAGCCTGAGCATTCGTTGGTGAAGGAGGCGGGACAGTGGAGCTGGGTCTGGCAGGACGTATGAACCTGCTGGGGACCGAGACGGCGTTCGAGGTCCTGGCGCGGGCGAAGGCGCTGGAACGGCAGGGACGGCACATCATCCACCTGGAGGTGGGGGAACCCGACTTCGACACCCCACAGAACATCAAGGACGCCGCGGTCCAGGCGTTGCGCGACGGGTTCACCCACTACACGCCCACGGCCGGGCTGTGGGAGGCGCGCGAAGCGGTGGCCGAGTACGTCGGCCGGACCCGCGGCTTCCATGTCTCTGCGGAGGAGGTGGTGCTGACCACCGGCGCCAAGCCCATCATGTTCTTCGCCATGCTGGCCCTGATAGAGCCGGGCGACGAGGTGATCGTGCCCGACCCGGGCTATCCCATCTACGACTCCATGGCCCGCTTTGCCGGAGGCACGGTGCGGCCGCTGCTGTTGCGGGAGGGGAACGATTTTCGGATCGATCCGGAGGAGTTCCGCCGCCTGATCAGCCCGCGGACGAAGCTGGTCGTCCTCAACTCCCCCCACAACCCCTGTGGCTCTGTGCTCTCGCTGCAGGACCTGGAGGCCATCGCTGGGGCGGTGGCGCCGACTTCCGCCTGGATCCTCTCCGACGAGATCTACGGGCGGATCACTTACGACGTGGAGGCGGCAAGCATCGCCAGCCTGCCCGGGATGCGTGAGCGGACCATCATCCTCGACGGGTTCTCCAAGACCTACGCCATGACCGGCTGGCGCCTGGGCTACGGAGTGATGCCGGTGCCGCTGGCGGAGCGCATCACCCAGCTGGCCACCAACGCCACCTCCTGCGCCGCGGCCTTCACCCAGGTGGCCGGTGCCGCGGCGCTGCGCGGGCCGCAGGACTCGGTGGACCGCATGGTAGCGGAGTTCCGCCGCCGTCGCGACCTGATGGTCAAAGGGCTGAACGCCATCGAGGGCATCACCTGCCGCACGCCGCGGGGAGCGTTCTACGTCTTCCCCAACACCAGAGCCGTGGACCCGGACAGCGCCCGCCTGGCCTCCTTCCTGCTGAACGAGATGGGCGTGGCGGTACTCTCGGGAACGGCCTTCGGCCCCGGCGGCCAGGGGTACCTGCGTCTCTCCTACGCCAACTCCGTGCCCAATATCGAGGAGGCGCTGCGGCGCATCGCCGAGGGGGTGGCTCGCTACCGGGCGGCGGCCACGGCCTAGGGCACCCCACGCATCGCATGCGGTTCCTGGGGACCACGCCTCCAGCGCAGCTCAATGCCCCGGGCAGGCGAGCAGCCTGCACCGCGCGGTGAGGCTCCCCGCGGCCCACCTGCTCCTTCTTGCCGCCGTCGCCGCGGCCGGCGTGGGGGTGTGGGTCTGGCCGGCCGAGGCCAAGTCCTTCCGCTTCTCCCGTGTGGAGATCGATGCGGAGGTGCGGCCCGACGGCTCCATGCGCGTGGTGGAGCGCCGCACCTACGTCTTCGACGGCTCCTTCCGCTTTGCCACGCGCGACGTGGTGTTGCGGGGTGCCGGTGAGATCCGGGAGATCAGCGTCGCCGATGACCACGGAGCCTACCGTCTGGCCGGCGGTGAACAGCCGGGTACCTTCCAGGTGCGGCGCGGCCCCGGGCAGGTGGAGATCACGTGGTTCTACCGGGCGCGGGACGAGGCGCGCACCTTTGTGATCTCCTACC from the Armatimonadota bacterium genome contains:
- the fusA gene encoding elongation factor G, translated to MKPYPPERIHNVAVVGHGGTGKTSLVEAMLFAAGAIDRLGRVDEGTTTTDFDPEEVRRRHTINASLAPLEWKERKVNLIDTPGYPDFIAEMVAPLRVCEGALLVVDAVAGVEVQTEKAWAYADQNRVCRLVVVNRLDRENAAFARTVEALRGKFGSRIVPLQLPIGTEAQFRGVVDLLRLQAYTWTERQVSAGEIPSELRAEVQAARERLVEAAAESDDALTEKYLEEGTLSQEDLERGLRQGVRAGTLVPVVCAAGLRTIGAAQVLDAITTLLPSAAEAPVVGRRPGGDEEVRRRPSVEEPLAALVFKTMADPYVGKLSYFRVYTGRFTSDAPAYNATRDRMERVGALYYLRGRQQEAVGEIPAGDMGAVAKLLETETGDTLCARDAPILLPPVQFPRPAITLAIEPKTRADEDKLANALHRLAEEDPTVRVYRDTELKQTVISGMGESHLEIIADRLRRKFGVEVTLAVPRVAYRETIKRKVGGVQGRYVKQTGGRGQYGVCVLDLEPLPRGGGFEFVDEIFGGAIPNQFIPSVEKGVRKAMEEGVLAGYPVVDVRVRLVDGKYHPVDSSDIAFQIAGSLAFKEAAQQAQLVLLEPIMDLAVRVPEEVMGDIIGDLNAKRARILGMEPQGDGTTVIKAQVPQAEVLRYASDLRSITGGRGTFEMEFSHYEEVPAHVAERVLAEAKKQKAT
- a CDS encoding phosphoribosyltransferase family protein — its product is MRTAVHRLKYQGRRELGPVLGRMLAAFVREAPALGEADLVVPVPLHASRERERGFNPALLLAAAVAEALDLPLLPSGLERTVPTAPQSALGLRQRWANVAGAFSVPATGAGMVRGRAVLLVDDVMTSGATAAECAAALRRAGAGRVAVVTLARATPPEARPRVEEDRPEAGESRPQSAGSRTAAAAEGAAQGQPPEGQRLLRGTMAPGAAGGGGRPGAVRAGRP
- the dnaG gene encoding DNA primase, whose protein sequence is MANIRSEARDEIRQRINLVELVSQHVALKKAGRQYKGLCPFHQEKTPSFHVDPERGLFYCFGCSAGGDAFDFIMRTSNLSFPEALEHLAARTGVRLERTAQEARAAGEREQVLRALDAAAAFYREHLAGAEGQAARAYLRQRGVDAQTAQQFGLGCAPQAWDALLRHLRGRGYSPDVLERAGLVVARPGGEGHYDFLRHRLVFPIQDLQGRTVAFGGRALDESTPKYLNTRESPVFNKGRTLYALNWAREAIRETGEVVLVEGYMDALTCHQFGIRNAVASLGTALTLDHVLLLKRFAPRAVVVYDPDTAGRAASERGLQLFEEGEVAVRVAVLPAGSDPDAFLRREGPQRFRTILTEALPMFEYQVVQALTRHDPRTVEGKVGLVDELLPVLGAVANPVRQSEYLRALAERFIISEDALRQRLAATRRSGRGAAQPPAPVAVQGTKRLRAERLLLHMMVQTPEIRRRVRRDLSAEDFRDSLHRNLARILLQTDEPAEVLRDRLPDEASAALLTQLVFEDHGVAEKDREKVVHGNVRTIRQADLEERLQALRQRLAAAEAAGRQEEVADLQRTILEVRRQALAEERAAH
- a CDS encoding WD40 repeat domain-containing protein — protein: MKFIRLEGHTGKVTSLSFSPDGHLGSGSADKNIIIWDVQTGKEKMRLTGHKGAVRAVAYSPDGRYVASGGDDATTILWDARAGESRKRLTGHTSWVTSVAFSPDGSALASVGAERLMILGREQLFGRIILWDAQTGERKWMEDRPSWFMSVAFSPDGKTLAIASRDRTVRVLDAARGTWRASLEGHRDLVTSVSFSPDGRTLASGSWDGVLILWATQTWKELLRLKGHQDFVTSVAFSPAGKILASGSFDGTVILWDVTQGGVQRVLRGHRGHVNAVAFSPDGRRAASAGDDALVFLWDLQ
- a CDS encoding PIN domain-containing protein, which gives rise to MRVVLDSWAVLAWLQGEPPGAVVRDLIDAMAGDGEAHRRARRALRMRLEALQVAISVVNLGEVYYLVGRRAGEREAKAVVAGLRGLGVQVLPVDEPVVLAAASLKVRYPVAYADAFAAAAARSAAGVLVTGDTELARVKEIRIAWIGPGPRP
- the rpoD gene encoding RNA polymerase sigma factor RpoD, whose protein sequence is MTKKKAQVPATTTEEAAAEKGPLTAELRGLIELGRKRGYLTQDEILEQFPEAEQNVDEIDRIYSILSGQGIEIVEEAKETEEKPKGEEEEESDLDAISIDDPVRMYLKEIGKVALLTPEQEVTLAQRMEKGDAEAKRRLIEANLRLVVSIAKKYVGRGMLFLDLIQEGNLGLIRAVEKFDWRKGYKFSTYATWWIRQAITRALADQARTIRIPVHMVETINKLVRISRQLLQELGREPTPEEIGEVMGLPAERVREILKIAQEPISLETPIGEEEDSHLGDFIEDQDALAPAEAASFTMLKEQLEGVLETLTPRERKVLKLRFGLDDGRPRTLEEVGREFGVTRERIRQIEAKALRKLRHPSRSKRLKDFIE
- a CDS encoding dihydrodipicolinate reductase; translation: MRLIHQGLGNIGLGIARLALERGHTIVAACDLDPAKAGRDLGTLLGTSPLGVEVTTDAEAALRTPADILVHCTGSRLRTVLPQLEAAVQAGLDVASTCEELAYPWYHHPAEARRLDEAARRRGVTVVGLGVNPGFVMDALPIMLTAPCRQVTRISAERVVDVSTRREALQRKVGVGLAPEAFQAGVRQGSLGHVGLGESAAMIAAALQWEVGRVSEEIAPVVNGGVVRGLHQVARAYRTGDGDEPAVVLDLVMAQGAADPHDAITIHGLPELHLVIPGGIHGDLATWAIVTNALPVIKDAPPGLLPVYRLPLLHLVP
- the ahcY gene encoding adenosylhomocysteinase gives rise to the protein MEFEVRGRDTVGEGRARIAWAEREMPVLRSICARFARERPLAGMRIAACLHVTSETAALVRTLMAGGATVRLCASNPLSTQDDVAAALVEEQVEVFAIRGEDRESYYRHIQRALDLRPQITMDDGADLVTAVHEQRRELLPEIVGGTEETTTGVIRLRAMAREGALRYPIIAVNDARTKHLFDNRYGTGQSTIDGLLRATNLLLAGRVVVVCGYGLCGRGVALRARGMGARVIVTEVDPLRALEAVMEGYQVMPLLLAAEVGEVFITVTGNRDVIRREHLERMRDGAVLANSGHFNVEIDIPALEAMATGKERIREYVDEYRLSDGRRISLLAEGRLLNLAAAEGHPAAVMDMSFANQALSVEYLVRGERQLVPDVYPVPAAIDAAVARLKLEAMGIAIDALTPEQERYLRSWTEGT
- a CDS encoding AbrB/MazE/SpoVT family DNA-binding domain-containing protein, translating into MTLASLSVKGQLVIPKKIRKALGLRPGMRLVMEVEGDRIVVRPAPAGRAGELYGRYRGVPLLADLAAEHEREAARGR
- a CDS encoding pyridoxal phosphate-dependent aminotransferase, with product MELGLAGRMNLLGTETAFEVLARAKALERQGRHIIHLEVGEPDFDTPQNIKDAAVQALRDGFTHYTPTAGLWEAREAVAEYVGRTRGFHVSAEEVVLTTGAKPIMFFAMLALIEPGDEVIVPDPGYPIYDSMARFAGGTVRPLLLREGNDFRIDPEEFRRLISPRTKLVVLNSPHNPCGSVLSLQDLEAIAGAVAPTSAWILSDEIYGRITYDVEAASIASLPGMRERTIILDGFSKTYAMTGWRLGYGVMPVPLAERITQLATNATSCAAAFTQVAGAAALRGPQDSVDRMVAEFRRRRDLMVKGLNAIEGITCRTPRGAFYVFPNTRAVDPDSARLASFLLNEMGVAVLSGTAFGPGGQGYLRLSYANSVPNIEEALRRIAEGVARYRAAATA